From one Flavobacterium sp. N502536 genomic stretch:
- a CDS encoding FMN-binding glutamate synthase family protein — MRKKFFIYGFLLFLIVLAIYLYTKRGFLLVIILPILLVVGVYNATQKKHAILRNFPVLGYFRYLFEMIAPEIQQYFIERSTDGKPFSRNQRSLVYQRAKNIDSSTPFGTQQNLNHDSYEGIKHSIFPAKVNEELPRVLVGGKDCKQPYLASLFNVSAMSFGSLSENAVRAINIGAQKGNFYQNTGEGGLTEFHLAGGGDITWQIGTGYFGCRDTEGNFSPEKFSEKANLPNVKMIEIKLSQGAKPGHGGVLPARKNTEQIAKIRGVEPHTMILSPPGHHAFSDSKGLIHFIAQLRELSNGKPIGFKLCIGNTAEFEAICHEMIAENIFPDFITVDGAEGGTGAAPLEFADGVGMPFEPALIFVNKTLIGLNIRDKIRIIGSGKIISGYSILHAVALGADMCNSARGFMFSLGCIQALRCHNNECPTGVATQNKMLMKGLVVTDKSDRVYHFHKNTLHSANELLAAAGKKSFSEVDINIFMRGDEFGNLSDNYFPDNLTNVTKH, encoded by the coding sequence ATGAGAAAAAAATTCTTCATCTATGGATTCTTATTGTTTCTAATTGTTTTAGCAATTTATCTTTACACGAAACGAGGTTTTTTACTGGTAATTATTTTACCTATATTATTAGTGGTAGGTGTTTACAATGCCACTCAAAAGAAACATGCCATTTTAAGGAACTTTCCGGTTTTGGGTTATTTCAGGTATTTATTTGAAATGATTGCACCCGAAATCCAGCAGTATTTTATTGAGCGATCAACGGATGGAAAACCATTTTCCAGAAATCAGCGTTCTTTAGTCTACCAAAGAGCCAAAAATATTGACTCAAGTACTCCCTTTGGAACACAACAAAACCTCAATCACGATAGTTACGAAGGAATAAAACATTCTATTTTCCCTGCAAAAGTCAACGAAGAATTGCCTCGTGTTTTGGTAGGCGGTAAGGATTGCAAGCAGCCTTATCTGGCTTCATTATTTAATGTATCGGCAATGAGTTTTGGATCTCTAAGCGAAAATGCCGTTCGTGCCATAAACATTGGTGCTCAAAAAGGGAATTTCTATCAAAATACCGGAGAAGGCGGTTTAACCGAATTTCATCTTGCCGGAGGCGGTGATATTACTTGGCAAATTGGTACCGGGTATTTTGGCTGTCGGGATACTGAAGGTAACTTTAGTCCTGAAAAATTTTCAGAAAAGGCCAATCTTCCCAATGTGAAAATGATCGAAATCAAACTTTCGCAAGGTGCAAAACCTGGTCATGGCGGGGTACTTCCAGCGAGAAAAAACACGGAGCAAATTGCTAAAATCAGAGGGGTTGAGCCTCACACAATGATCCTGTCTCCTCCCGGACACCACGCTTTTTCAGACAGTAAAGGTCTTATTCATTTTATTGCCCAATTGCGTGAGTTATCCAATGGAAAACCTATTGGTTTTAAATTGTGTATCGGAAATACAGCCGAATTTGAAGCCATCTGTCACGAAATGATCGCCGAAAATATTTTCCCTGATTTTATCACAGTAGACGGTGCCGAAGGCGGTACTGGAGCTGCTCCGCTGGAATTTGCCGATGGTGTAGGAATGCCGTTTGAGCCTGCCCTGATATTTGTAAACAAAACATTAATCGGTTTAAACATCCGTGATAAGATTCGCATTATTGGAAGCGGGAAAATCATTTCGGGATACTCTATTTTACATGCGGTGGCTCTGGGTGCGGATATGTGTAACAGCGCACGTGGCTTTATGTTTTCTTTAGGCTGTATTCAGGCATTGCGTTGTCATAATAACGAATGTCCAACCGGAGTAGCCACTCAAAACAAAATGCTGATGAAAGGTTTGGTTGTCACCGATAAATCTGATCGTGTGTACCATTTTCATAAAAACACGCTACATTCTGCCAACGAGCTTTTAGCCGCAGCAGGTAAAAAAAGTTTCAGCGAAGTCGACATCAATATTTTCATGCGTGGCGACGAATTTGGCAATTTATCCGACAACTATTTCCCGGACAATTTAACAAATGTAACAAAACATTAA
- a CDS encoding DUF4834 family protein has protein sequence MDLLILEKNYMIMQEASFVNLFKTIMWIIAFYYIFKFLARIFLPVLVKKAVEKAGENFQRQQQYSQDNTWQKTRTNNDEIIIDTANVKKSRETKKVGDYVDYEEID, from the coding sequence ATGGATTTATTAATTTTGGAAAAAAATTATATGATCATGCAAGAAGCATCTTTTGTAAATCTGTTTAAAACGATAATGTGGATCATTGCGTTTTATTATATTTTTAAATTTTTAGCACGAATCTTTTTACCGGTATTGGTGAAGAAAGCAGTGGAAAAAGCTGGGGAGAATTTTCAGAGACAACAACAATATAGTCAGGATAATACATGGCAAAAAACACGTACGAATAATGATGAAATTATAATCGATACAGCCAATGTAAAAAAATCCCGCGAAACCAAAAAGGTGGGCGACTATGTTGATTACGAAGAAATAGATTAA
- a CDS encoding GTP cyclohydrolase → MITIKEAITKKELTDYIKFPFSLYKDNPYWVPPIVADELESFDKTKNPAFENAEAYFYLAYKGNEIVGRVTAIINWSEVNDQQKRKVRFGWFDAIDDIEVTKALLDKVYELGRQHNLEHVEGPMGFSNLDKVGVLTDGYDQLGTMITWYNHPYYVTHFEQLGFQVEKEYLESIFPFSNVKPEFFLKAQELIKKRYGLRALTFTKTKDIMPHVDKMFDLFNDSYAKLASFVAISDVQKEYFKKKYISFINPEYIKFVVDKEDNLVAFSIVMPSFSQALQKAKGKLFPFGFIHLLRARKKSKDVVFYLIGVHPEYQNKGVTAIIFDEYYKTFSEKGIQNCIRTPELADNTAIHLLWKNFDPKVHCQRKTYLKYL, encoded by the coding sequence ATGATTACAATTAAAGAAGCCATAACCAAAAAGGAACTAACCGACTATATCAAATTTCCGTTTTCACTCTATAAAGACAATCCTTACTGGGTTCCGCCTATTGTTGCAGATGAACTGGAATCTTTTGACAAAACTAAAAACCCCGCTTTTGAAAATGCCGAAGCCTATTTTTATCTGGCTTATAAAGGCAATGAGATCGTAGGACGCGTTACTGCCATTATCAATTGGTCGGAAGTAAACGACCAGCAGAAAAGAAAAGTTCGTTTTGGATGGTTTGATGCAATCGATGATATCGAAGTTACAAAAGCACTACTTGATAAAGTGTATGAATTAGGAAGACAACATAATCTGGAACACGTTGAAGGACCAATGGGATTTTCGAATTTAGACAAAGTTGGAGTCCTAACGGACGGTTATGATCAGTTGGGAACCATGATTACGTGGTACAATCACCCCTATTATGTGACACATTTTGAGCAGTTGGGTTTTCAGGTTGAAAAAGAATACCTCGAAAGCATCTTTCCTTTTTCAAACGTAAAACCTGAATTCTTCCTTAAAGCACAAGAGCTCATCAAGAAAAGATATGGCTTACGCGCACTGACTTTTACCAAAACAAAAGACATTATGCCACACGTAGACAAAATGTTTGATTTGTTTAATGATTCGTACGCCAAATTGGCTTCGTTTGTAGCAATTTCGGATGTTCAGAAGGAATATTTCAAAAAAAAATACATCAGTTTTATCAATCCGGAGTACATCAAATTTGTGGTTGACAAGGAAGATAATCTGGTTGCCTTTAGTATTGTGATGCCTAGTTTCTCTCAGGCTTTACAGAAAGCAAAAGGAAAATTATTTCCGTTCGGATTTATTCATTTACTGAGAGCCCGTAAAAAAAGCAAGGATGTCGTTTTTTACCTGATCGGAGTTCATCCGGAATATCAAAACAAAGGAGTTACCGCTATTATTTTTGACGAATACTATAAAACTTTTTCCGAAAAAGGAATTCAGAACTGCATCAGAACTCCTGAACTAGCAGATAATACAGCCATACATTTACTTTGGAAAAACTTTGACCCAAAAGTGCACTGCCAGAGAAAAACGTATTTAAAATATCTTTAA
- a CDS encoding non-canonical purine NTP diphosphatase, translating to MKLVFASNNKNKIKEIQSILPESIKIVSLEDIGCFEEIEETADTIEGNAILKANYVTQKYGYDCFADDSGLEVTALNGEPGVYSARYAGKQRNADDNMNKLLDALKDQSDRSAQFKTVITLNLNGEQHLFTGIVKGTITLEKTGDQGFGYDPIFQPENYSQTFAELPLETKNKIGHRGKATQQLIDFLSSAK from the coding sequence ATGAAACTCGTTTTCGCATCAAACAACAAAAATAAAATCAAAGAAATACAAAGTATTCTCCCTGAAAGCATAAAAATAGTGAGCCTTGAAGATATTGGCTGTTTTGAAGAAATAGAAGAAACGGCCGATACGATTGAAGGAAATGCCATTTTGAAAGCCAATTACGTAACCCAAAAATACGGTTACGATTGTTTTGCAGACGATTCGGGTCTGGAGGTTACTGCTTTAAATGGTGAACCTGGCGTATATTCGGCCCGATATGCCGGCAAACAACGCAATGCCGATGACAATATGAATAAGCTATTAGATGCCTTAAAAGACCAGTCAGACCGCAGCGCCCAGTTCAAGACCGTTATTACCTTAAACTTAAATGGAGAACAGCATTTGTTTACCGGAATCGTAAAGGGGACTATTACTTTGGAAAAAACCGGAGATCAGGGTTTTGGCTACGATCCGATTTTTCAGCCTGAAAATTATAGCCAGACATTTGCCGAATTACCCTTAGAAACCAAAAATAAAATAGGTCATCGCGGAAAAGCAACCCAGCAACTAATTGATTTTCTGAGTTCAGCCAAATAA
- a CDS encoding DUF2809 domain-containing protein produces MKKRRIPYLFLFLCVVCCGILSRKIAIIPLCFGDALYAIMMYVLVRILFFNQKTTTAVLFSLTICYSIEFFQLYQADWIIALRKTLFGRYVLGQGFLWSDLLAYTIGIAIAFIIEKFTLNYTTYETRFRIKQQK; encoded by the coding sequence TTGAAAAAACGAAGAATCCCTTACCTATTCCTGTTTCTTTGTGTCGTTTGCTGTGGAATTCTCTCCAGAAAAATTGCAATAATTCCATTATGCTTTGGAGATGCCTTGTATGCCATAATGATGTATGTATTGGTCAGAATCCTGTTTTTTAACCAAAAAACCACCACTGCAGTACTGTTTTCATTGACTATTTGCTACAGCATAGAATTTTTTCAGCTTTATCAGGCAGATTGGATTATCGCGCTTAGAAAAACACTCTTCGGCAGATATGTGCTGGGACAGGGATTTTTATGGAGCGATCTTCTTGCCTATACCATAGGAATTGCAATTGCTTTTATTATCGAAAAATTCACCTTAAATTATACTACTTATGAAACTCGTTTTCGCATCAAACAACAAAAATAA
- a CDS encoding carboxypeptidase-like regulatory domain-containing protein, which produces MKYFAVFFFTLLSAVGFAQDAESTAPQRVSGYVINDNTKQPLPNVNIINTNKVRGAKSDAKGYFEIDVQLNDTIHFSILGFQSLRIRVTNDWIKNKVTRIQLTEKAIALEEVIIAPFNLTGYLEVDSKLIPTKENYRYSISGLTQGYEAGEYSPNAFGKVLGSIFNPADMLYNFFGKNGKELKKLKEMRKDDTVRNLLESKYDRETVSVLLGISKDEIPEILQRCNYSDSFIQTANDLQIMDAISGCYEQYKVLKRN; this is translated from the coding sequence ATGAAATATTTCGCAGTTTTCTTTTTTACACTACTATCAGCCGTTGGTTTCGCACAAGACGCCGAGTCTACAGCACCACAGAGAGTTTCAGGTTACGTAATCAACGACAATACCAAACAGCCTCTTCCTAATGTAAATATCATCAACACCAACAAAGTACGCGGTGCAAAGTCTGATGCCAAAGGATATTTTGAAATCGATGTTCAGCTTAATGATACCATTCACTTCTCGATTTTAGGTTTTCAATCTTTAAGAATCAGAGTAACCAATGACTGGATTAAAAACAAAGTAACCCGTATTCAGCTTACCGAAAAAGCAATTGCACTGGAAGAAGTAATTATTGCTCCTTTTAACCTGACGGGCTACCTTGAAGTCGATTCGAAATTAATTCCAACCAAAGAAAATTATCGCTATAGTATTTCGGGCCTTACACAAGGTTACGAAGCGGGTGAATACTCTCCGAATGCCTTTGGAAAAGTACTGGGCTCTATTTTTAACCCTGCCGATATGCTTTACAATTTCTTTGGAAAAAACGGAAAAGAACTCAAGAAACTGAAAGAAATGCGAAAGGACGATACCGTTCGTAATTTACTGGAATCAAAATACGATCGTGAAACAGTCTCTGTACTTTTAGGTATTAGCAAAGACGAAATCCCTGAAATCCTACAACGCTGTAACTATTCAGACTCCTTTATACAAACCGCAAATGATTTACAGATTATGGACGCTATTAGCGGATGTTACGAACAATATAAAGTACTAAAAAGGAATTAA
- a CDS encoding DEAD/DEAH box helicase, with the protein MNKFEQLGLNESLLKAILDLGFENPSEVQEKAIPLLLEKDTDMVALAQTGTGKTAAFGFPLIQKIDADNRNTQALVLSPTRELCLQITNELKNYAKYEKGINVVAVYGGASITEQAREIKRGAQIIVATPGRMQDMINRGLVNIKNIDYCVLDEADEMLNMGFYDDICAILSDTPDEKSTWLFSATMPQEVARIAKQFMSEPVEITVGTKNSGSATVSHEFYLVNARDRYEALKRLADANPDIFSVVFCRTKRDTQAVAEKLIEDGYSAAALHGDLSQAQRDGVMKSFRGRQIQMLVATDVAARGIDVDNVTHVVNYQLPDEIETYNHRSGRTGRAGKLGTSIVIVTKSELRKISSIERIIKQKFEEKSIPSGIEICEIQLLHLANKIKDTEVDHEIDNYLPAINNVLEGLSKEELIKKMVSVEFNRFIAYYKKNRDISSQASGERRDRNDSEPREFNNNGAVRYFVNIGSRDNFDWMSLKDYLKETLDLGRDDVFKVDVKEGFSFFNTDPEHTDKVMEVLNNVQLEGRRINVEISKNDGGGRRDHNGRSGGGRSSGGPRREGSFAPRREGSGGGFRSDRNSAPREGGFRSDRNSAPRREGGFRSSAPRNEGGSDRAPRRSESFGDSPRPRRPRRD; encoded by the coding sequence ATGAATAAATTTGAACAATTAGGATTGAATGAATCGTTACTGAAGGCGATTTTAGATCTAGGATTTGAAAATCCGTCAGAGGTACAGGAAAAGGCGATTCCCCTATTATTGGAAAAAGACACAGATATGGTTGCGTTGGCTCAGACAGGGACAGGGAAAACGGCAGCTTTCGGTTTTCCGCTAATTCAAAAAATTGATGCTGACAACAGAAATACACAGGCATTAGTTTTATCGCCAACACGAGAACTTTGTTTACAGATTACCAACGAACTTAAAAACTACGCAAAATACGAGAAAGGTATTAATGTTGTAGCAGTTTACGGCGGGGCTAGTATTACAGAGCAAGCCAGAGAAATAAAAAGAGGGGCACAAATTATTGTGGCTACTCCGGGAAGAATGCAAGACATGATTAACAGAGGATTGGTTAACATTAAAAACATAGATTACTGTGTACTTGATGAGGCTGACGAAATGTTAAACATGGGATTTTATGACGATATCTGCGCGATCTTATCAGATACACCAGATGAAAAAAGCACATGGTTGTTCTCTGCAACTATGCCACAAGAGGTTGCCAGAATTGCAAAACAATTTATGAGCGAACCTGTAGAAATTACAGTTGGAACTAAAAATTCAGGTTCAGCAACGGTTTCTCACGAATTTTACTTAGTAAATGCACGTGACCGTTATGAAGCTTTGAAACGTTTAGCCGATGCAAACCCGGATATTTTCTCTGTGGTTTTCTGTCGTACTAAAAGAGATACTCAGGCTGTAGCCGAAAAATTAATTGAAGATGGATACAGCGCTGCTGCCTTACACGGAGATTTATCTCAGGCACAACGTGATGGTGTAATGAAATCTTTCCGTGGAAGACAAATTCAGATGCTTGTTGCTACTGACGTTGCTGCACGTGGTATTGACGTTGATAACGTAACACACGTTGTGAACTACCAATTGCCGGATGAAATCGAAACCTACAACCACCGTTCAGGTCGTACAGGTAGAGCAGGAAAATTAGGAACTTCTATTGTAATTGTTACAAAAAGTGAGTTGCGTAAAATTTCTTCTATCGAAAGAATCATCAAGCAAAAATTCGAAGAAAAATCTATTCCATCCGGAATTGAAATCTGCGAAATTCAATTGTTGCACTTAGCAAACAAAATTAAAGATACTGAAGTTGATCACGAAATTGACAACTATTTACCGGCAATCAACAATGTTCTTGAAGGTTTATCTAAAGAAGAGCTGATTAAGAAAATGGTTTCAGTAGAATTTAACCGTTTCATCGCTTACTACAAAAAGAACAGAGATATTTCTTCTCAAGCTTCAGGAGAAAGACGTGACAGAAACGATTCTGAGCCAAGAGAATTCAACAACAACGGAGCAGTTCGTTATTTTGTAAACATTGGCTCAAGAGATAATTTCGACTGGATGTCTCTTAAAGATTACTTAAAAGAAACATTAGACTTAGGTCGTGATGACGTTTTCAAGGTAGATGTAAAAGAAGGTTTCTCTTTCTTTAACACAGATCCTGAACATACTGATAAAGTAATGGAAGTATTAAACAACGTACAATTAGAAGGACGTCGTATTAATGTTGAAATTTCTAAAAATGATGGTGGCGGAAGACGTGACCATAACGGACGCAGCGGTGGCGGACGTAGCTCTGGCGGACCAAGAAGAGAAGGAAGCTTTGCTCCAAGACGTGAAGGTTCTGGCGGTGGATTCAGAAGCGACAGAAACTCAGCTCCTAGAGAAGGTGGTTTCAGAAGCGACAGAAACTCTGCTCCAAGAAGAGAAGGTGGTTTTAGAAGCTCAGCTCCAAGAAACGAAGGTGGCTCAGACAGAGCTCCAAGACGTTCTGAAAGCTTTGGTGATTCACCAAGACCAAGAAGACCAAGAAGAGATTAA
- a CDS encoding NYN domain-containing protein — protein sequence MALSTSKDLKLAVLIDADNVPYSNVKGMMEEIAKFGTPTTKRIYADWTKPNSNGWKAVLLEHAITPIQQYSYTVGKNSSDSALIIDAMDLLYSGKLDGFCIVSSDSDFTRLAIRLRESGMKVIGIGEKKTPNSFIVACDRFIYIEVLDGAIQKKKPKTTTTTDTKKPAEKPVEKPAAKALHKIDEQTIELIEATIEDIEDDDGWAFLGDVGNLIVKKKPEFDPRNYGFSKLTPMLKSLTHILEIDERESDKKGIKHVYVRLRFN from the coding sequence ATGGCTTTAAGCACTTCAAAAGATCTAAAACTAGCCGTTCTTATTGATGCCGACAATGTACCTTACAGTAATGTAAAAGGAATGATGGAAGAAATTGCAAAGTTTGGAACACCAACCACTAAACGTATTTATGCTGACTGGACGAAACCAAATTCTAACGGCTGGAAAGCTGTTTTACTCGAACACGCTATCACCCCTATTCAGCAATACAGTTATACCGTTGGAAAAAACTCTTCTGATTCTGCTCTTATAATCGATGCGATGGATTTACTTTATTCCGGAAAACTAGATGGTTTTTGCATTGTTTCCAGCGACAGCGATTTTACACGTCTCGCCATACGCCTGAGAGAATCAGGGATGAAAGTAATCGGTATTGGAGAAAAGAAAACGCCTAATTCCTTTATTGTTGCCTGCGACAGATTCATCTACATTGAAGTTCTGGACGGCGCTATTCAGAAGAAAAAACCCAAAACTACTACTACAACCGATACTAAAAAACCGGCCGAAAAGCCTGTTGAAAAACCTGCTGCAAAAGCACTTCATAAAATTGACGAACAAACAATCGAGCTTATCGAGGCTACCATCGAAGATATTGAAGACGATGATGGCTGGGCATTTTTAGGAGATGTCGGAAATCTTATTGTAAAGAAAAAGCCTGAATTCGATCCCCGAAATTATGGTTTTTCTAAACTTACTCCTATGTTAAAATCGTTAACGCATATTCTTGAAATCGACGAAAGAGAGTCGGACAAAAAGGGCATTAAACATGTTTATGTACGCCTGCGCTTCAATTAA
- a CDS encoding transporter — protein MLKNKTFFIAALCLFPQLFFAQYTDVINSNRPGETMSAYAVGKSVIQAELGVYGIKEKHNLLDYDASGFGTDLTIRYGAFLEKLEFIVDLQYQMANFDTPYTSYKKNNFKQTVLGAKYLIYDPYKNYKKEANIYSYKANHSFNWHELIPAVSVFAGANFVGADNPYAFGSHSSYSSVEGSISPKVMLITQNLFGGGKWVFVTNIIADYISTDYPSYGYVLTLTHGFNDKWSGFVENQGYKSDLYSDAIARGGAAYLINPNLQVDASVSTNFKNTPSIFYGGVGVSWRYDGSYKENQLQSKREERAKKNKDNKMEQREIDYQAKERKRKSKYE, from the coding sequence ATGTTAAAAAATAAAACCTTTTTTATTGCCGCTCTTTGTTTATTCCCACAATTATTTTTCGCGCAGTATACTGACGTCATCAACTCAAACCGTCCGGGTGAAACGATGTCTGCTTATGCGGTTGGAAAATCAGTTATACAGGCAGAACTTGGTGTATATGGCATCAAAGAAAAACACAATCTGCTGGATTATGATGCAAGTGGTTTTGGTACCGATCTGACGATTCGTTACGGGGCTTTTTTAGAAAAACTGGAGTTTATTGTGGATTTGCAATACCAAATGGCGAATTTTGACACTCCCTATACAAGCTACAAAAAAAACAATTTCAAACAAACGGTTTTAGGAGCCAAATATCTGATCTACGATCCATATAAAAATTACAAGAAAGAAGCCAACATCTACAGTTACAAAGCCAATCACAGCTTTAACTGGCACGAGTTAATTCCTGCTGTTTCTGTTTTTGCAGGAGCCAATTTTGTGGGGGCTGACAATCCTTATGCTTTTGGCTCGCATTCATCATACTCCTCCGTAGAAGGCAGTATTTCTCCAAAAGTGATGTTGATCACTCAAAACCTTTTTGGTGGCGGAAAATGGGTTTTTGTAACCAATATTATTGCCGATTATATTTCAACAGACTACCCGAGCTACGGCTATGTGCTTACACTTACACACGGGTTTAACGATAAATGGTCCGGTTTTGTCGAAAATCAGGGTTATAAAAGTGATTTATACAGCGATGCCATTGCTCGTGGGGGAGCAGCTTACCTTATTAACCCGAACCTTCAGGTTGATGCCTCTGTAAGTACCAATTTCAAGAACACACCTTCTATATTTTATGGAGGAGTTGGTGTTTCCTGGCGTTATGACGGAAGTTATAAAGAAAATCAACTACAATCTAAACGAGAGGAAAGAGCCAAAAAGAATAAAGACAACAAAATGGAGCAAAGAGAAATAGATTACCAGGCAAAAGAACGAAAACGCAAATCGAAATACGAATAA
- a CDS encoding aminotransferase class I/II-fold pyridoxal phosphate-dependent enzyme, which produces MVKDLFERIQDNKGPLGKWASQAEGYYVFPKLEGELGPRMTFHGKNILNWSLNDYLGLANHPEVRQADTDAAIQFGAAYPMGARMMSGHTKYHEQLEEELAAFVMKESAYLLNFGYQGMVSIIDALVTKNDIIVYDVDSHACIIDGVRLHMGKRFTYKHNDLESMEKNLQRATKMAEETGGGILFITEGVFGMRGQQGKLKEIVAMKQKYNFRLLVDDAHGFGTLGKTGAGAGEEQGVQDDIDVYFSTFAKSMANIGAFVAADKTVIDYLKYNLRSQMFAKALPMIQTIGSLKRLELLRNSSEIKDKLWENVNALQNGLREKGFNIGDTNTCITPVYLEGSIPEAMVMVNDLRENYGIFLSIVVYPVIPKGIILLRMIPTASHTLADIDETLTAFEAIREKLVNGTYKEIAERTTVDVS; this is translated from the coding sequence ATGGTAAAAGATTTATTCGAAAGAATTCAGGACAATAAAGGACCATTAGGGAAATGGGCTTCTCAGGCAGAAGGTTATTATGTTTTCCCAAAGTTAGAAGGAGAGTTAGGACCAAGAATGACATTTCACGGAAAGAATATTCTAAACTGGAGTTTAAATGATTACCTGGGTTTAGCGAATCATCCAGAAGTTCGTCAGGCAGATACAGATGCTGCAATTCAGTTTGGAGCTGCTTACCCAATGGGAGCTCGTATGATGTCGGGACATACAAAATACCACGAACAGTTAGAAGAAGAATTGGCTGCTTTTGTAATGAAAGAATCAGCTTATTTATTGAATTTTGGATACCAGGGAATGGTTTCTATTATAGATGCATTGGTTACTAAAAACGATATCATTGTTTATGATGTTGATTCTCATGCCTGTATCATTGATGGTGTTCGTTTGCACATGGGAAAACGTTTTACTTACAAGCATAATGATCTTGAAAGTATGGAGAAAAACCTGCAACGTGCTACAAAAATGGCTGAGGAAACAGGTGGAGGTATTTTATTTATTACCGAAGGTGTTTTTGGAATGCGCGGGCAACAAGGAAAATTGAAAGAAATTGTTGCAATGAAACAAAAATACAATTTCCGTTTGTTAGTAGATGATGCACACGGTTTTGGTACACTTGGTAAAACAGGGGCCGGAGCAGGTGAGGAGCAAGGAGTTCAGGATGATATTGATGTTTACTTCTCGACTTTTGCAAAATCTATGGCTAATATCGGAGCTTTTGTAGCAGCAGATAAAACCGTAATTGATTACTTAAAATACAACTTGCGTTCGCAAATGTTTGCTAAAGCATTGCCAATGATCCAAACAATTGGTTCACTGAAACGTTTGGAATTGTTGCGTAATTCATCTGAAATCAAAGATAAACTTTGGGAGAATGTAAACGCATTGCAAAACGGTTTAAGAGAAAAAGGATTTAATATTGGAGATACCAATACTTGTATCACTCCGGTTTACTTGGAAGGAAGTATTCCTGAAGCTATGGTAATGGTGAATGATTTAAGAGAGAATTATGGTATTTTCCTTTCTATTGTGGTATATCCGGTAATTCCAAAAGGGATTATTTTGTTGAGAATGATTCCAACAGCTTCTCATACATTAGCAGATATCGATGAAACCTTAACTGCTTTTGAAGCGATTCGTGAGAAATTAGTTAACGGAACTTATAAAGAAATTGCGGAGCGTACTACAGTTGATGTTTCGTAA